In Clostridium swellfunianum, a genomic segment contains:
- a CDS encoding protein-glutamate methylesterase/protein-glutamine glutaminase, with product MRKVKVLVVDDSALMRKIISDMINSEEDMQAVDIARNGQDMFDKISKHNPDVVTLDVEMPVMDGISALREIKKRNLNTQVIMLSSVSVKGTALTMECLEAGAFDFVSKPSGAISLDINKVKDELIEKIRLAYNKDNLASVEIERVKPVRKSLTNKIEAVVIGASTGGPKALYSVITALPEKLGVPVFIVQHMPVGFTKAFADRLNSNSKIKVVEASEGDFVEKDVVYIAPGGYHMEVQSDKKIHLNTEPAIWGVRPAVDKLFISASKVYGSHLLSIVLTGMGKDGAQGTVEIKKNGGITISEDKSTCTIYGMPKAAYETGMIDLIVPIHEVSAQIIRLVGGR from the coding sequence TTGAGAAAAGTCAAAGTTTTAGTTGTAGATGATTCTGCTTTAATGAGAAAAATAATATCAGATATGATAAATTCGGAAGAGGATATGCAGGCTGTAGATATTGCAAGAAATGGACAAGATATGTTTGATAAGATTTCAAAACATAATCCAGATGTAGTGACTTTAGATGTGGAAATGCCTGTAATGGACGGAATATCTGCGTTAAGAGAAATTAAAAAAAGGAATCTTAACACACAGGTTATCATGTTAAGCAGCGTATCTGTAAAAGGAACAGCACTAACAATGGAATGCCTTGAAGCTGGGGCTTTTGATTTTGTGTCAAAGCCGTCAGGAGCAATATCCTTAGATATAAATAAAGTTAAAGACGAGTTAATTGAGAAAATAAGACTAGCTTATAATAAAGACAATTTGGCGTCGGTTGAAATAGAAAGAGTAAAACCTGTTAGAAAAAGCTTAACTAATAAAATAGAAGCTGTAGTGATAGGTGCATCTACAGGTGGGCCTAAAGCGCTCTATTCAGTTATTACAGCACTTCCAGAAAAGCTAGGAGTTCCTGTATTTATTGTACAGCATATGCCAGTGGGATTTACTAAAGCTTTTGCTGACAGACTGAATTCAAATAGTAAAATAAAAGTAGTTGAGGCTTCTGAGGGTGATTTTGTAGAGAAGGATGTAGTCTACATAGCCCCAGGCGGCTATCATATGGAAGTTCAGAGCGATAAAAAAATACATTTAAATACTGAGCCAGCAATATGGGGAGTTAGACCAGCTGTGGATAAGCTTTTTATATCAGCTTCCAAGGTCTATGGTTCTCACCTTTTAAGTATTGTACTAACTGGTATGGGCAAAGATGGAGCACAGGGTACAGTTGAGATAAAGAAAAATGGTGGAATTACAATTTCAGAGGATAAATCAACTTGTACAATATATGGTATGCCTAAGGCAGCTTACGAAACAGGAATGATAGATTTGATAGTACCAATACATGAGGTCTCTGCACAGATAATAAGATTAGTTGGGGGAAGATAA